From Macaca mulatta isolate MMU2019108-1 chromosome 1, T2T-MMU8v2.0, whole genome shotgun sequence, the proteins below share one genomic window:
- the MIB2 gene encoding E3 ubiquitin-protein ligase MIB2 isoform X3, with translation MGWKPSEARGQSQSLQASGLQPKSLKAAGRATGRPDRSRAAPPNMDPDPQAGVQVGMRVVRGVDWKWGQQDGGEGGVGTVVELGRHGSPSTPDRTVVVQWDQGTRTNYRAGYQGAHDLLLYDNAQIGVRHPNIICDCCKKHGLRGMRWKCRVCLDYDLCTQCYMHNKHELAHAFDRYETAHSRPVTLSPRQGLLRIPLRGIFQGAKVVRGPDWEWGSQDGGEGKPGRVVDIRGWDVETGRSVASVTWADGTTNVYRVGHKGKVDLKCVGEAAGGFYYKDHLPRLGKPAELQRRVSADGQPFQHGDKVKCLLDTDVLREMQEGHGGWNPRMAEFIGQTGTVHRITDRGDVRVQFNHETRWTFHPGALTKHHSFWVGDVVRVIGDLDTVKRLQAGHGEWTDDMAPALGRVGKVVKVFGDGNLRVAVAGQRWTFSPSCLVAYRPEEDANLDVAERARENKSSLSVALDKLRAQKSDPEHPGRLVVEVALGNMARALDLLRRRPEQVDTKNQGRTALQVAAYLGQVDLVRLLLQARAGVDLPDDEGNTALHYAALGNQPEVGRVLLNAGCRADAINSTQSTALHVAVQRGFLEVVRALCEHGCDVNLPDAHSDTPLHSAISAGTGASGIVEVLTEVPNIDVTATNSQGFTLLHHASLKGHSLAVRKILARARQLVDAKKEDGFTALHLAALNNHREVAQILIREGRCDVNVRNRKLQSPLHLAVQQAHVGLVPLLVDAGCSVNAEDEEGDTALHVALQRHQLLPLVADGAGGDPGPLQLMSRLQASGLPGSTELTVGAAVACFLALEGADVSYTNHRGRSPLDLAAEGRVLKALQGCAQRFRERQAGGGAAPGPRHALGTPNTVTNLHVGAAPGPEAAECLVCSELALLVLFSPCQHRTVCEECARRMKKCIRCQVAVSKKLRADGSEVASAAPAPGPPRQLVEELQSRYRQMEERITCPICIDSHIRLVFQCGHGACAPCGSALSACPICRQPIRDRIQIFV, from the exons ATG GGTTGGAAGCCCAGCGAGGCTAGAGGCCAGTCCCAAAGTCTCCAGGCATCAGGGCTGCAGCCCAAGAGCCTCAAGGCGGCCGGGCGGGCGACTGGACGGCCGGACAG GTCCCGAGCAGCCCCGCCCAACATGGACCCAGACCCCCAGGCGGGCGTGCAGGTGGGCATGCGGGTGGTGCGCGGCGTGGACTGGAAGTGGGGCCAGCAGGACGGCGGCGAGGGCGGCGTGGGCACGGTGGTGGAGCTTGGCCGCCACGGCAGCCCCTCGACACCCGACCGCACGGTGGTCGTGCAGTGGGACCAGGGCACACGCACCAACTACCGCGCCGGCTACCAGGGCGCGCACGACCTGCTGCTCTACGACAACGCCCAGATTG gcgTCCGGCACCCCAACATCATCTGTGACTGCTGCAAGAAGCACGGGCTGCGGGGGATGCGCTGGAAGTGCCGCGTGTGCCTGGACTACGACCTCTGCACGCAGTGCTACATGCACAACAAGCACGAGCTTGCCCACGCCTTCGACCGCTACGAGACAGCCCACTCACGCCC TGTCACGCTGAGTCCCCGCCAGGGCCTCCTGAGGATCCCACTAAGGGGCATCTTCCAGGGCGCGAAGGTGGTGCGAGGCCCCGACTGGGAGTGGGGCTCACAGGATG gaggggaagggaaaccAGGCCGTGTGGTGGACATCCGTGGCTGGGATGTGGAGACAGGCCGGAGTGTGGCCAGCGTGACGTGGGCTGATGGTACCACGAACGTGTACCGTGTGGGCCACAAGGGCAAGGTGGACCTCAAGTGTGTGGGCGAGGCAGCAGGCGGCTTCTACTATAAGGACCACCTCCCAAGGCTTG GCAAGCCGGCCGAGCTGCAGCGCAGGGTGAGTGCTGACGGTCAGCCCTTCCAGCACGGGGACAAGGTCAAATGTCTGCTGGACACTGACGTCCTGCGGGAGATGCAGGAAGGCCACGGCGGCTGGAACCCCAGGATGGCGGAG TTTATCGGACAGACGGGCACCGTGCATCGCATCACGGACCGCGGGGACGTGCGCGTGCAGTTCAACCACGAGACGCGCTGGACCTTCCACCCCGGGGCGCTCACCAAG CACCACTCCTTCTGGGTGGGCGACGTGGTCCGGGTCATCGGCGACCTTGACACGGTGAAGCGGctgcaggctgggcatggcgaGTGGACGGACGACATGGCCCCT GCCCTGGGCCGCGTCGGGAAAGTGGTGAAAGTGTTTGGAGACGGGAACCTGCGTGTAGCAGTCGCTGGTCAGCGGTGGACCTTCAGCCCCTCCTGCCTGGTGGCCTACCGGCCCGAGGAGGATGCCAACCTGGACGTGGCTGAGCGCGCCCGGGAGAACAAAA GCTCACTGAGCGTGGCCCTGGACAAGCTTCGGGCCCAGAAGAGTGACCCGGAGCACCCGGGAAGGCTGGTGGTGGAGGTGGCGCTGGGTAACATGGCCCGGGCTCTGGACCTGCTGCGGAGGCGTCCAGAGCAG GTGGACACCAAGAACCAAGGCAGGACCGCTCTGCAAGTGGCTGCCTACCTGGGTCAGGTGGACTTGGTACGGCTGCTGCTACAAGCCAGGGCGGGCGTGGACCTGCCGGACGATGAGGGCAACACGGCGCTGCACTACGCGGCCCTGGG GAACCAGCCTGAGGTCGGCAGGGTGCTCCTGAATGCTGGGTGCCGGGCAGATGCCATCAACAGCACCCAGAGCACAGCGCTGCACGTGGCCGTGCAgaggggcttcctggaggtggtgcGGGCCCTGTGTGAGCATGGCTGTGACGTCAACCTGCCT GATGCCCACTCGGACACGCCCCTGCACTCCGCCATCTCGGCGGGCACTGGCGCCAGTGGCATCGTCGAGGTCCTCACGGAGGTGCCAAACATCGATGTCACCGCCACCAACAGCCAGGGTTTCACCTTGCTGCACCATGCCTCCCTCAAAGGCCACTCGCT AGCTGTGAGAAAGATTCTGGCTCGGGCACGGCAGCTGGTGGACGCCAAGAAGGAGGACGGCTTCACGGCGCTCCACCTGGCCGCCCTCAACAACCACCGTGAGGTGGCCCAGATCCTCATCCGGGAG GGCCGCTGTGACGTGAATGTGCGCAACCGGAAGCTGCAGTCCCCGCTGCATCTAGCCGTGCAGCAGGCCCATGTGGGGCTGGTGCCACTGCTGGTGGACGCTGGGTGCAGTGTCAACGCCGAGGACGAGGAGGGGGACACAGCCCTGCACGTGGCGCTGCAGCGTCATCAGCTGCTGCCCCTGGTGGCTGATGGGGCCGGGGGGGACCCAGGGCCCTTGCAGCTGATGTCCAGG CTACAGGCCTCGGGCCTCCCCGGCAGCACGGAGCTGACGGTGGGCGCGGCGGTCGCCTGCTTCCTGGCGCTGGAGGGCGCCGACGTGAGCTACACCAACCACCGCGGCCGGAGCCCGCTGGACCTGGCCGCCGAGGGCCGCGTGCTCAAGGCCCTTCAAGGCTGCGCCCAGCGCTTCCG GGAGCGACAGGCGGGCGGGGGCGcggccccaggccccaggcacGCGCTCGGGACCCCCAACACCGTGACGAACCTGCACGTGGGCGCCGCGCCGGGGCCCGAGGCTGCTGAGTGCCTGGTGTGCTCCGAGCTGGCGCTGCTGGTGCTGTTCTCGCCATGCCAGCACCGCACCGTGTGCGAGG AGTGCGCGCGCAGGATGAAGAAGTGCATCAGGTGCCAGGTGGCCGTCAGCAAGAAGCTACGCGCAG ACGGCTCTGAGGTGGCGAGTgccgcccccgcccccggcccgccgcgCCAGCTGGTGGAGGAGCTGCAGAGCCGCTACCGGCAGATGGAGGAACGTATCACCTGCCCCATCTGCATCGACAGCCACATCCGCCTCGTGTTCCAGTGCGGCCACGGCGCATGCGCCCCCTGCGGCTCCGCGCTCAGCGCCTGCCCGATCTGCCGCCAGCCCATCCGCGACCGCATCCAGATCTTCGTGTGA
- the MIB2 gene encoding E3 ubiquitin-protein ligase MIB2 isoform X20: protein MDPDPQAGVQVGMRVVRGVDWKWGQQDGGEGGVGTVVELGRHGSPSTPDRTVVVQWDQGTRTNYRAGYQGAHDLLLYDNAQIGVRHPNIICDCCKKHGLRGMRWKCRVCLDYDLCTQCYMHNKHELAHAFDRYETAHSRPVTLSPRQGLLRIPLRGIFQGAKVVRGPDWEWGSQDGGEGKPGRVVDIRGWDVETGRSVASVTWADGTTNVYRVGHKGKVDLKCVGEAAGGFYYKDHLPRLGKPAELQRRVSADGQPFQHGDKVKCLLDTDVLREMQEGHGGWNPRMAEFIGQTGTVHRITDRGDVRVQFNHETRWTFHPGALTKALGRVGKVVKVFGDGNLRVAVAGQRWTFSPSCLVAYRPEEDANLDVAERARENKSSLSVALDKLRAQKSDPEHPGRLVVEVALGNMARALDLLRRRPEQVDTKNQGRTALQVAAYLGQVDLVRLLLQARAGVDLPDDEGNTALHYAALGNQPEVGRVLLNAGCRADAINSTQSTALHVAVQRGFLEVVRALCEHGCDVNLPDAHSDTPLHSAISAGTGASGIVEVLTEVPNIDVTATNSQGFTLLHHASLKGHSLAVRKILARARQLVDAKKEDGFTALHLAALNNHREVAQILIREGRCDVNVRNRKLQSPLHLAVQQAHVGLVPLLVDAGCSVNAEDEEGDTALHVALQRHQLLPLVADGAGGDPGPLQLMSRLQASGLPGSTELTVGAAVACFLALEGADVSYTNHRGRSPLDLAAEGRVLKALQGCAQRFRERQAGGGAAPGPRHALGTPNTVTNLHVGAAPGPEAAECLVCSELALLVLFSPCQHRTVCEECARRMKKCIRCQVAVSKKLRADGSEVASAAPAPGPPRQLVEELQSRYRQMEERITCPICIDSHIRLVFQCGHGACAPCGSALSACPICRQPIRDRIQIFV, encoded by the exons ATGGACCCAGACCCCCAGGCGGGCGTGCAGGTGGGCATGCGGGTGGTGCGCGGCGTGGACTGGAAGTGGGGCCAGCAGGACGGCGGCGAGGGCGGCGTGGGCACGGTGGTGGAGCTTGGCCGCCACGGCAGCCCCTCGACACCCGACCGCACGGTGGTCGTGCAGTGGGACCAGGGCACACGCACCAACTACCGCGCCGGCTACCAGGGCGCGCACGACCTGCTGCTCTACGACAACGCCCAGATTG gcgTCCGGCACCCCAACATCATCTGTGACTGCTGCAAGAAGCACGGGCTGCGGGGGATGCGCTGGAAGTGCCGCGTGTGCCTGGACTACGACCTCTGCACGCAGTGCTACATGCACAACAAGCACGAGCTTGCCCACGCCTTCGACCGCTACGAGACAGCCCACTCACGCCC TGTCACGCTGAGTCCCCGCCAGGGCCTCCTGAGGATCCCACTAAGGGGCATCTTCCAGGGCGCGAAGGTGGTGCGAGGCCCCGACTGGGAGTGGGGCTCACAGGATG gaggggaagggaaaccAGGCCGTGTGGTGGACATCCGTGGCTGGGATGTGGAGACAGGCCGGAGTGTGGCCAGCGTGACGTGGGCTGATGGTACCACGAACGTGTACCGTGTGGGCCACAAGGGCAAGGTGGACCTCAAGTGTGTGGGCGAGGCAGCAGGCGGCTTCTACTATAAGGACCACCTCCCAAGGCTTG GCAAGCCGGCCGAGCTGCAGCGCAGGGTGAGTGCTGACGGTCAGCCCTTCCAGCACGGGGACAAGGTCAAATGTCTGCTGGACACTGACGTCCTGCGGGAGATGCAGGAAGGCCACGGCGGCTGGAACCCCAGGATGGCGGAG TTTATCGGACAGACGGGCACCGTGCATCGCATCACGGACCGCGGGGACGTGCGCGTGCAGTTCAACCACGAGACGCGCTGGACCTTCCACCCCGGGGCGCTCACCAAG GCCCTGGGCCGCGTCGGGAAAGTGGTGAAAGTGTTTGGAGACGGGAACCTGCGTGTAGCAGTCGCTGGTCAGCGGTGGACCTTCAGCCCCTCCTGCCTGGTGGCCTACCGGCCCGAGGAGGATGCCAACCTGGACGTGGCTGAGCGCGCCCGGGAGAACAAAA GCTCACTGAGCGTGGCCCTGGACAAGCTTCGGGCCCAGAAGAGTGACCCGGAGCACCCGGGAAGGCTGGTGGTGGAGGTGGCGCTGGGTAACATGGCCCGGGCTCTGGACCTGCTGCGGAGGCGTCCAGAGCAG GTGGACACCAAGAACCAAGGCAGGACCGCTCTGCAAGTGGCTGCCTACCTGGGTCAGGTGGACTTGGTACGGCTGCTGCTACAAGCCAGGGCGGGCGTGGACCTGCCGGACGATGAGGGCAACACGGCGCTGCACTACGCGGCCCTGGG GAACCAGCCTGAGGTCGGCAGGGTGCTCCTGAATGCTGGGTGCCGGGCAGATGCCATCAACAGCACCCAGAGCACAGCGCTGCACGTGGCCGTGCAgaggggcttcctggaggtggtgcGGGCCCTGTGTGAGCATGGCTGTGACGTCAACCTGCCT GATGCCCACTCGGACACGCCCCTGCACTCCGCCATCTCGGCGGGCACTGGCGCCAGTGGCATCGTCGAGGTCCTCACGGAGGTGCCAAACATCGATGTCACCGCCACCAACAGCCAGGGTTTCACCTTGCTGCACCATGCCTCCCTCAAAGGCCACTCGCT AGCTGTGAGAAAGATTCTGGCTCGGGCACGGCAGCTGGTGGACGCCAAGAAGGAGGACGGCTTCACGGCGCTCCACCTGGCCGCCCTCAACAACCACCGTGAGGTGGCCCAGATCCTCATCCGGGAG GGCCGCTGTGACGTGAATGTGCGCAACCGGAAGCTGCAGTCCCCGCTGCATCTAGCCGTGCAGCAGGCCCATGTGGGGCTGGTGCCACTGCTGGTGGACGCTGGGTGCAGTGTCAACGCCGAGGACGAGGAGGGGGACACAGCCCTGCACGTGGCGCTGCAGCGTCATCAGCTGCTGCCCCTGGTGGCTGATGGGGCCGGGGGGGACCCAGGGCCCTTGCAGCTGATGTCCAGG CTACAGGCCTCGGGCCTCCCCGGCAGCACGGAGCTGACGGTGGGCGCGGCGGTCGCCTGCTTCCTGGCGCTGGAGGGCGCCGACGTGAGCTACACCAACCACCGCGGCCGGAGCCCGCTGGACCTGGCCGCCGAGGGCCGCGTGCTCAAGGCCCTTCAAGGCTGCGCCCAGCGCTTCCG GGAGCGACAGGCGGGCGGGGGCGcggccccaggccccaggcacGCGCTCGGGACCCCCAACACCGTGACGAACCTGCACGTGGGCGCCGCGCCGGGGCCCGAGGCTGCTGAGTGCCTGGTGTGCTCCGAGCTGGCGCTGCTGGTGCTGTTCTCGCCATGCCAGCACCGCACCGTGTGCGAGG AGTGCGCGCGCAGGATGAAGAAGTGCATCAGGTGCCAGGTGGCCGTCAGCAAGAAGCTACGCGCAG ACGGCTCTGAGGTGGCGAGTgccgcccccgcccccggcccgccgcgCCAGCTGGTGGAGGAGCTGCAGAGCCGCTACCGGCAGATGGAGGAACGTATCACCTGCCCCATCTGCATCGACAGCCACATCCGCCTCGTGTTCCAGTGCGGCCACGGCGCATGCGCCCCCTGCGGCTCCGCGCTCAGCGCCTGCCCGATCTGCCGCCAGCCCATCCGCGACCGCATCCAGATCTTCGTGTGA
- the MIB2 gene encoding E3 ubiquitin-protein ligase MIB2 isoform X6: MGWKPSEARGQSQSLQASGLQPKSLKAAGRATGRPDRSRAARPTMDPSAHRSRAAPPNMDPDPQAGVQVGMRVVRGVDWKWGQQDGGEGGVGTVVELGRHGSPSTPDRTVVVQWDQGTRTNYRAGYQGAHDLLLYDNAQIGVRHPNIICDCCKKHGLRGMRWKCRVCLDYDLCTQCYMHNKHELAHAFDRYETAHSRPVTLSPRQGLLRIPLRGIFQGAKVVRGPDWEWGSQDGGEGKPGRVVDIRGWDVETGRSVASVTWADGTTNVYRVGHKGKVDLKCVGEAAGGFYYKDHLPRLGKPAELQRRVSADGQPFQHGDKVKCLLDTDVLREMQEGHGGWNPRMAETGTVHRITDRGDVRVQFNHETRWTFHPGALTKALGRVGKVVKVFGDGNLRVAVAGQRWTFSPSCLVAYRPEEDANLDVAERARENKSSLSVALDKLRAQKSDPEHPGRLVVEVALGNMARALDLLRRRPEQVDTKNQGRTALQVAAYLGQVDLVRLLLQARAGVDLPDDEGNTALHYAALGNQPEVGRVLLNAGCRADAINSTQSTALHVAVQRGFLEVVRALCEHGCDVNLPDAHSDTPLHSAISAGTGASGIVEVLTEVPNIDVTATNSQGFTLLHHASLKGHSLAVRKILARARQLVDAKKEDGFTALHLAALNNHREVAQILIREGRCDVNVRNRKLQSPLHLAVQQAHVGLVPLLVDAGCSVNAEDEEGDTALHVALQRHQLLPLVADGAGGDPGPLQLMSRLQASGLPGSTELTVGAAVACFLALEGADVSYTNHRGRSPLDLAAEGRVLKALQGCAQRFRERQAGGGAAPGPRHALGTPNTVTNLHVGAAPGPEAAECLVCSELALLVLFSPCQHRTVCEECARRMKKCIRCQVAVSKKLRADGSEVASAAPAPGPPRQLVEELQSRYRQMEERITCPICIDSHIRLVFQCGHGACAPCGSALSACPICRQPIRDRIQIFV, encoded by the exons ATG GGTTGGAAGCCCAGCGAGGCTAGAGGCCAGTCCCAAAGTCTCCAGGCATCAGGGCTGCAGCCCAAGAGCCTCAAGGCGGCCGGGCGGGCGACTGGACGGCCGGACAG GTCCCGAGCAGCCCGGCCCACCATGGACCCCTCTGCCCACAGGTCCCGAGCAGCCCCGCCCAACATGGACCCAGACCCCCAGGCGGGCGTGCAGGTGGGCATGCGGGTGGTGCGCGGCGTGGACTGGAAGTGGGGCCAGCAGGACGGCGGCGAGGGCGGCGTGGGCACGGTGGTGGAGCTTGGCCGCCACGGCAGCCCCTCGACACCCGACCGCACGGTGGTCGTGCAGTGGGACCAGGGCACACGCACCAACTACCGCGCCGGCTACCAGGGCGCGCACGACCTGCTGCTCTACGACAACGCCCAGATTG gcgTCCGGCACCCCAACATCATCTGTGACTGCTGCAAGAAGCACGGGCTGCGGGGGATGCGCTGGAAGTGCCGCGTGTGCCTGGACTACGACCTCTGCACGCAGTGCTACATGCACAACAAGCACGAGCTTGCCCACGCCTTCGACCGCTACGAGACAGCCCACTCACGCCC TGTCACGCTGAGTCCCCGCCAGGGCCTCCTGAGGATCCCACTAAGGGGCATCTTCCAGGGCGCGAAGGTGGTGCGAGGCCCCGACTGGGAGTGGGGCTCACAGGATG gaggggaagggaaaccAGGCCGTGTGGTGGACATCCGTGGCTGGGATGTGGAGACAGGCCGGAGTGTGGCCAGCGTGACGTGGGCTGATGGTACCACGAACGTGTACCGTGTGGGCCACAAGGGCAAGGTGGACCTCAAGTGTGTGGGCGAGGCAGCAGGCGGCTTCTACTATAAGGACCACCTCCCAAGGCTTG GCAAGCCGGCCGAGCTGCAGCGCAGGGTGAGTGCTGACGGTCAGCCCTTCCAGCACGGGGACAAGGTCAAATGTCTGCTGGACACTGACGTCCTGCGGGAGATGCAGGAAGGCCACGGCGGCTGGAACCCCAGGATGGCGGAG ACGGGCACCGTGCATCGCATCACGGACCGCGGGGACGTGCGCGTGCAGTTCAACCACGAGACGCGCTGGACCTTCCACCCCGGGGCGCTCACCAAG GCCCTGGGCCGCGTCGGGAAAGTGGTGAAAGTGTTTGGAGACGGGAACCTGCGTGTAGCAGTCGCTGGTCAGCGGTGGACCTTCAGCCCCTCCTGCCTGGTGGCCTACCGGCCCGAGGAGGATGCCAACCTGGACGTGGCTGAGCGCGCCCGGGAGAACAAAA GCTCACTGAGCGTGGCCCTGGACAAGCTTCGGGCCCAGAAGAGTGACCCGGAGCACCCGGGAAGGCTGGTGGTGGAGGTGGCGCTGGGTAACATGGCCCGGGCTCTGGACCTGCTGCGGAGGCGTCCAGAGCAG GTGGACACCAAGAACCAAGGCAGGACCGCTCTGCAAGTGGCTGCCTACCTGGGTCAGGTGGACTTGGTACGGCTGCTGCTACAAGCCAGGGCGGGCGTGGACCTGCCGGACGATGAGGGCAACACGGCGCTGCACTACGCGGCCCTGGG GAACCAGCCTGAGGTCGGCAGGGTGCTCCTGAATGCTGGGTGCCGGGCAGATGCCATCAACAGCACCCAGAGCACAGCGCTGCACGTGGCCGTGCAgaggggcttcctggaggtggtgcGGGCCCTGTGTGAGCATGGCTGTGACGTCAACCTGCCT GATGCCCACTCGGACACGCCCCTGCACTCCGCCATCTCGGCGGGCACTGGCGCCAGTGGCATCGTCGAGGTCCTCACGGAGGTGCCAAACATCGATGTCACCGCCACCAACAGCCAGGGTTTCACCTTGCTGCACCATGCCTCCCTCAAAGGCCACTCGCT AGCTGTGAGAAAGATTCTGGCTCGGGCACGGCAGCTGGTGGACGCCAAGAAGGAGGACGGCTTCACGGCGCTCCACCTGGCCGCCCTCAACAACCACCGTGAGGTGGCCCAGATCCTCATCCGGGAG GGCCGCTGTGACGTGAATGTGCGCAACCGGAAGCTGCAGTCCCCGCTGCATCTAGCCGTGCAGCAGGCCCATGTGGGGCTGGTGCCACTGCTGGTGGACGCTGGGTGCAGTGTCAACGCCGAGGACGAGGAGGGGGACACAGCCCTGCACGTGGCGCTGCAGCGTCATCAGCTGCTGCCCCTGGTGGCTGATGGGGCCGGGGGGGACCCAGGGCCCTTGCAGCTGATGTCCAGG CTACAGGCCTCGGGCCTCCCCGGCAGCACGGAGCTGACGGTGGGCGCGGCGGTCGCCTGCTTCCTGGCGCTGGAGGGCGCCGACGTGAGCTACACCAACCACCGCGGCCGGAGCCCGCTGGACCTGGCCGCCGAGGGCCGCGTGCTCAAGGCCCTTCAAGGCTGCGCCCAGCGCTTCCG GGAGCGACAGGCGGGCGGGGGCGcggccccaggccccaggcacGCGCTCGGGACCCCCAACACCGTGACGAACCTGCACGTGGGCGCCGCGCCGGGGCCCGAGGCTGCTGAGTGCCTGGTGTGCTCCGAGCTGGCGCTGCTGGTGCTGTTCTCGCCATGCCAGCACCGCACCGTGTGCGAGG AGTGCGCGCGCAGGATGAAGAAGTGCATCAGGTGCCAGGTGGCCGTCAGCAAGAAGCTACGCGCAG ACGGCTCTGAGGTGGCGAGTgccgcccccgcccccggcccgccgcgCCAGCTGGTGGAGGAGCTGCAGAGCCGCTACCGGCAGATGGAGGAACGTATCACCTGCCCCATCTGCATCGACAGCCACATCCGCCTCGTGTTCCAGTGCGGCCACGGCGCATGCGCCCCCTGCGGCTCCGCGCTCAGCGCCTGCCCGATCTGCCGCCAGCCCATCCGCGACCGCATCCAGATCTTCGTGTGA